The Sinomicrobium kalidii genome contains a region encoding:
- a CDS encoding hybrid sensor histidine kinase/response regulator transcription factor: protein MSCNALQAFQPTNDFIDYNTRYIGIEDGLSHSSVTEIYQDSKGFMWIGTFDGLNRYDGYEFTVYHHQPEDSASLANNRIESIYSHKDLVYIGTKLGLSIYNYKNDRFFTVKFKNDRTGELLPMERPVNDITGNAEIVYVATAGKGLMVRESVGPDDCFYRIPLAGSHNNSLDYHAQAMAFDSRKQLWVFVQGIGITVLNEEAGQLEVVYSGVRSGHSMVFGREHELWMGLDNGVLRYDTDKKMPRFFTEGALGYEVKDLAYIEDRQEIWAATDGNGLFVYTDTSGRFQAFQTLTGRTDIVTSRSVYDLYADDKGRKWIGTKVGIKLILNDKIPFRTISRSAVAGLPGDLVFSFAQQGDRLWIGTDGNGLGAYDLKTGKTEKYSAASRDRDSLVSDFITSLKIRNDNLWIGTYGGGVNRLDNATNTFKRYNLYNSRTNRNESNVWVLFTDSKQRLWAATSDQEGLFVYREEDDRFAYVKSGIAGVLAMTESKDGRFWIGSYGHLFEFDPETGITRTYNINYPVRSLKFADEHLLMAGTEGGGLLLLDTQRGTRKILTGKDGLPDNSVLNILRDDYGYFWMSTYNGICRFDIKEHKFKNFYAADGLQSNQFNYNAALKLSSGELAFGGIKGSNIINPGLEMPEKDFPNLAITRIKVNNQPLARDGSPALVLDELRVPYEKSMLSFEFVAQEYGNPEKISYACFLEGWDREWQYTGTSRVANYSKLPEGNYTMRIKSTNTDGIWNMNGIAFPVVVNPPWFRTPLAYVLYAVLFGVVISVILLYQKKQSRLKYEVELSGQIAKREKELHEKKINFFTNISHEFRSPLTMIINPLKDIIYGRDQEIDPGTIEVAYRNSRRLLSLVDQLILFRKVDDDTGVLKINNCDIIHLCKEVYNCFIHRAKKKGITYNFHADISNPVVYIDKEKMEIALFNLVSNALKFTKKNRGMVSFEIFENEKGIVMEIADNGISIPPADKKRIFELFYQREENRTVKKKGFGIGLYLVRKIVERHRGTVQCMDNDRGGTTFRIELLGEEIRKTREDGDKATGISMLPDPSFAEDDLQYTAERIPENPTTVDDDIIRDKRAVLIVDDNPQIRAYLSAVLSEYYLVTRASGAEDGLEMLRKQDFDFIISDVVMEKMNGVEFCEIVKNDKDLRHIPVILLTAGTSEELKLMGAEVGADDYITKPFDKEYLKARIKGILNRREVIKKHLIREVTGEQKDLKLSDEDKAFVDRIVEVVELNLNNETFTVAGMAGEVGMSQSLIYKKIKQITGKSITEFIRFIRLRQVATALITTEIQISQAALNAGFGDMKYFRKQFKEQYRMTPSEFRKKYSNVKDKKYILNESFWKME from the coding sequence GTGAGTTGTAATGCTTTGCAGGCTTTTCAGCCGACAAATGATTTTATTGATTATAACACGAGGTATATCGGTATAGAGGATGGTCTTTCGCATAGTTCGGTAACCGAAATTTATCAGGATTCCAAAGGTTTTATGTGGATTGGCACTTTTGACGGGCTTAACAGGTATGACGGATATGAGTTTACGGTATATCATCATCAACCGGAAGATTCTGCCAGTCTTGCAAACAATCGTATAGAAAGCATATACAGCCACAAGGATCTGGTTTATATAGGTACGAAACTGGGTTTGAGCATATATAATTATAAAAATGATCGCTTTTTCACAGTAAAGTTTAAAAATGATCGTACCGGGGAATTGTTGCCTATGGAACGCCCGGTAAACGATATTACGGGAAATGCAGAAATTGTTTATGTAGCTACTGCAGGAAAGGGACTTATGGTTCGGGAAAGTGTCGGCCCGGATGATTGTTTTTACCGGATTCCCCTTGCGGGAAGCCATAATAATAGCCTGGATTATCATGCCCAGGCCATGGCATTTGATAGTCGCAAACAACTCTGGGTTTTTGTACAGGGCATTGGAATAACCGTGCTTAACGAAGAAGCGGGACAACTGGAAGTCGTCTATTCCGGGGTAAGAAGCGGGCACAGTATGGTTTTTGGGCGGGAACATGAATTATGGATGGGATTGGATAATGGTGTTTTACGTTATGATACCGATAAGAAAATGCCCCGTTTCTTTACGGAAGGCGCATTGGGGTATGAAGTTAAGGACCTGGCATATATAGAGGACCGGCAGGAAATATGGGCAGCTACGGACGGAAACGGGTTATTTGTATATACGGATACATCAGGTCGTTTTCAGGCCTTTCAAACCCTTACCGGCAGGACAGACATTGTGACAAGCAGATCTGTATATGACCTTTATGCGGATGACAAAGGGCGGAAATGGATAGGAACCAAAGTAGGGATAAAACTCATTCTCAACGATAAAATACCGTTCAGGACGATTTCCCGAAGTGCTGTTGCAGGACTTCCGGGCGATCTTGTATTTTCCTTTGCCCAACAGGGCGACAGACTTTGGATAGGAACAGACGGAAATGGTCTCGGGGCATATGATCTGAAAACCGGAAAAACAGAGAAATACAGTGCGGCTTCCCGAGACAGGGATTCTTTAGTGAGCGATTTTATAACCTCCCTGAAGATCAGAAACGATAATTTGTGGATAGGCACTTACGGAGGAGGAGTGAACCGCCTGGATAATGCGACGAATACTTTTAAAAGATATAATCTCTACAACAGCAGAACAAACAGGAATGAAAGTAATGTGTGGGTATTGTTTACGGACAGCAAACAAAGATTATGGGCAGCTACCTCTGATCAGGAAGGGCTTTTTGTATATCGCGAGGAAGATGACCGGTTTGCGTATGTGAAGTCCGGCATTGCAGGGGTACTGGCCATGACAGAAAGTAAAGACGGCAGGTTCTGGATAGGTTCTTACGGACATTTATTTGAATTCGATCCCGAAACGGGAATAACCCGAACGTATAACATTAATTATCCCGTCCGGTCTCTGAAATTCGCAGATGAACATCTCCTGATGGCCGGTACGGAAGGAGGGGGACTTTTATTACTGGATACACAACGGGGAACGAGAAAAATACTGACCGGAAAGGATGGCCTGCCCGATAATTCCGTTCTCAATATTTTACGTGATGACTACGGTTATTTCTGGATGAGCACATATAATGGGATATGCAGGTTTGACATAAAAGAACATAAGTTTAAGAATTTTTATGCCGCGGACGGACTTCAGAGCAATCAATTCAATTATAATGCGGCTTTAAAGCTCAGTTCGGGAGAACTGGCTTTCGGAGGTATTAAAGGAAGTAATATTATTAACCCCGGGCTGGAAATGCCTGAAAAAGACTTTCCCAATCTGGCCATTACCAGAATAAAGGTCAATAATCAGCCGCTGGCCAGAGACGGGAGTCCGGCATTGGTACTTGATGAATTGCGGGTGCCTTATGAAAAATCAATGCTTTCGTTTGAGTTTGTCGCCCAGGAATACGGTAACCCGGAAAAAATATCATATGCCTGTTTCCTGGAAGGATGGGACAGGGAATGGCAATATACGGGAACTTCCAGGGTGGCAAATTATTCCAAATTGCCGGAAGGAAACTATACCATGCGGATAAAGTCCACCAATACCGATGGTATATGGAATATGAACGGGATAGCTTTTCCCGTGGTGGTGAATCCTCCGTGGTTCCGTACTCCGCTGGCATACGTGCTTTATGCTGTATTGTTTGGTGTTGTGATCTCTGTTATCCTCCTGTATCAGAAAAAACAATCCCGGTTAAAGTATGAAGTGGAATTGTCCGGGCAGATAGCCAAAAGGGAGAAAGAGTTGCACGAAAAGAAAATAAACTTTTTTACCAATATCTCTCATGAATTCCGTTCGCCGTTAACCATGATTATCAATCCGCTGAAGGATATTATTTACGGAAGAGACCAGGAGATCGATCCCGGGACTATCGAAGTGGCGTATCGCAATTCCAGGAGGCTGCTTAGCCTTGTAGACCAGTTGATACTATTCAGAAAGGTGGATGACGATACCGGAGTGCTTAAAATAAACAACTGTGATATCATACATCTGTGTAAAGAAGTGTACAATTGTTTTATACATCGGGCAAAAAAGAAAGGAATAACATATAATTTTCACGCAGATATTTCCAACCCGGTAGTATACATAGATAAGGAGAAAATGGAAATCGCCCTTTTTAACCTGGTTTCCAATGCACTCAAGTTTACGAAAAAAAACAGGGGAATGGTTTCGTTTGAAATTTTTGAAAATGAAAAAGGGATTGTTATGGAGATAGCAGATAACGGAATATCAATTCCTCCGGCAGATAAAAAACGTATTTTCGAGTTGTTTTACCAAAGAGAGGAAAACCGGACTGTTAAGAAAAAAGGATTCGGAATAGGCCTGTACCTGGTTAGAAAAATTGTAGAAAGACATAGAGGCACAGTGCAATGTATGGACAATGACCGGGGAGGCACCACATTCAGAATAGAACTTTTGGGAGAAGAGATACGAAAAACCCGTGAAGACGGAGATAAAGCTACCGGTATAAGTATGTTGCCCGACCCATCGTTTGCGGAAGATGATCTGCAATATACAGCAGAGAGGATACCGGAAAACCCAACAACTGTAGATGATGATATTATCAGGGATAAAAGGGCCGTACTGATTGTTGATGATAATCCGCAAATACGCGCATACTTATCTGCTGTTCTCAGTGAATATTATCTGGTTACCCGGGCTTCCGGTGCCGAAGACGGACTGGAAATGCTTCGGAAGCAGGATTTCGATTTTATTATCTCTGATGTGGTCATGGAAAAAATGAACGGAGTGGAATTCTGCGAGATCGTGAAAAATGATAAGGACCTCAGGCATATTCCTGTAATTCTGCTTACTGCGGGCACTTCCGAAGAACTGAAACTGATGGGAGCGGAAGTAGGTGCGGATGACTATATTACCAAACCCTTCGATAAGGAATATTTGAAGGCCCGGATAAAAGGGATACTGAATCGGAGAGAGGTCATTAAAAAACACCTTATACGGGAGGTCACCGGGGAGCAGAAAGACCTGAAACTTTCTGACGAGGATAAGGCGTTTGTGGACAGGATCGTGGAAGTGGTAGAATTGAACCTGAATAACGAGACTTTTACAGTAGCCGGAATGGCAGGAGAAGTGGGGATGAGCCAGTCGCTGATCTATAAGAAAATAAAACAGATCACCGGGAAATCCATTACCGAATTTATTAGATTCATCCGGCTCAGGCAGGTCGCTACGGCATTGATAACTACGGAAATTCAGATCAGTCAGGCGGCCCTGAATGCCGGCTTTGGCGATATGAAGTACTTCCGGAAACAGTTCAAGGAACAATACCGGATGACCCCGTCGGAATTCCGCAAAAAATACAGTAATGTTAAGGATAAGAAATACATCCTGAATGAAAGTTTCTGGAAAATGGAATGA